ctggctaaagatatatctctgaagaaaactcattaccaccttggcatcattggtgggtagagccacagcttccacccacttggacacataatcaactgccactagaatatagttatttgaatgtgagggtggaaaaggttccatgaaatcaataccccacacatcaaacaactcaacctcaagaatcccctgctgtggcatttcatggttggcagggagatttgtggctttttcacatctgtcatagtgcttcacaaatgctcttgagtctctgaagagagtcggccagtaaaatcCGCTCTGAAAAACCTTTGTaactgtcctttcaccaccaaagtggcctccataatcagaaccatgacagtgccaaagaatctgctgtttttcttcatctgggacacatctccggATGATACCATCTGAACAACTCtcaaaaaggtatggttcctcccaaatgtagtactttacatcagtcaatagcttcttcacttgttgcctactgtactcctttggaataaaattcatggctttataatttgcaatgtctgcaaaccatgagcctgctgaatgaggaacaattacTCATCCGGAAacgtctcagtcacagctgtgggtggttgtattcctgcttcaggctcaattctggagagatggtcagctacttgattttctgaccctttcctgtcttttatctcaatatcaaactcctaaaggagcaacacccatctgattaatcttggtttagaatcctgtttggttagaaggtacttcaaagcagcatggtcagtataaacaatgaccttagaaccaagtaaataggacctaaacttatcaactgcatacacaacagctaataattccttttctgtagttgtgtaattcttttgggcatcatttaacacacgactggcatagtaaatgacatgtacaagcttaccatgcctctgtcctagaacagctcctatagcaaagtcactggcatcacacattaattcaaatggtaaatcccagccagggggagctataatgggagcagagatAAGGTttactttcagagtttcaaaagcatgcagacaatcagaattaaagacaaaaggaacatcagcaaccaacaggttgcttaaaggtttagcaattttagaaaaatcctttatacatcttctataaaatcctgcatgacccaagaaactcctgactgccttaacattagttggtggtggtaatttttcaattacctccacctttgctctatcaacttcaattcccttacttgaaattcggtgtccaagaacaataccttctgtaactataaaatgatatttttcccaatttaaaacaagatttgattcttgacaccgtttcaagacaagagataaatgcttaaggcaggattcaaaagaattaccaaagatagaaaagtcatccataaatacctcaataaacttttcaaccatatcagaaaaattgaaagcatacacctctgaaaagttgttggagcattgcaaagtccaaaaggcattcttctgtaggtaaatactccaaatggacatgtgaatgctgtcttctcttgatcttgagggtccactacaATTTAGTTATATCCAgaatagccatctagaaagcagtaaaaggcatgaccagctaacctctcaagcatctgatcaatgaaaggtaggggaaagtgatccttccttgtagcagtgttgaacctcctatagtctatgcacattctccatcctgtaattgttcttgtaggaataaactcattctcttcattcttgatcactgtcatccctcctttcttggggactacctgcacaggacttacccaaggactgtcagaaatagggtaaataatacatgcttcccatagtttcattacctctttttggaccacctctttcatagttggattgagactcctttgtggttgcacaactggtttagcatcatcttcaagtaggatcttgtgcatgcacttggttggactaatccccttcaagtcactaatggtccacccaagagctgttttatggctcttgagcactgaaataagcgcctcttcctcttcaggcttcaaggaagagctaataatcactggataggaatcattttcacccaagaacacatatttcagagaaggaggtaaaggtttgagctcaagcttgggggcttcctccttTGCCTTAGGCATGTGAACCATAaccttctggggtggtgaatcatcaactttcACTAACTCATATTCAGAGATAGGATCCAGaatatcatcaagtacctcattttccagtacttcttgaacaagcggctcaacaacatcaattctcatacacccttcagaatcattagggtgcttgagggcttcaaaaacattaaggaccacctgttcttcattgaccctcagggttaattcacccttttgcacatcaatcagagctctacctgtagctaaaaagagtctaccaagaataatagaggattttacatcctcttccatgtctaatataacaaaatcagtaGGAAAAATAAAGGGTcatactttcacaagtaaatcctcaacaacacccacaggtaatttaatagaaagatcagcaagttgaagagaaatacgagtggattttacctcctcaatttgaagctttctcatcactgaaagtggcatgagattgatactagctccaagatcacataaagctctctgaatggtgacatctccaatggtgcaaggaatcacaaaactccctggatcttgcattttctcaggaagtttatgttgaataatagcactgcattccttggttaacaccacggtttcttgctccttccaattcctcttgttagtcaacaattctttcataaatttagcataaagggacatttgctcaagagcctatgcaaaaggaatgttgatctgtagcttcttgaagacatctaaaaatttagagaattgcttttctttggaagccttctgaagcctctgaggatatggcatttttggcttgtattcaggagcctttggtaaggtaggataagtgtcaagagaatcagggaatgggttgtctgcacgcttaggAGGGGCGTGTTCTACTTCTCCCTTTTTCTCCTTTGGAGcgtctttttcaactaactcctTATTGACCTTGGACTCaaagccagctactttaccacttcttaattgaataacgttgcaatcttctcttgggttcaccactgtatcacctggaaaTGTTCTTGCAAatctctcaggtatttgcttgctcagttgacccatttgtacctctaagtttctaatggaggctctggtttcctgcataaaactcctcatcatctcccaattagaatcttattgggatttagagtttgcctgctgaggtggttgttgctgctgagactgaaattggtggTTATTGTGATTATTCTGTTGGAAaccaccctgagaattattgttgaaattctgaggtctctgaggttggtccctccacccaagatttagatgatttctccaaccctgattgtatgtcttagaatatggatcattgttgggatttctaggaccactccccatgtaattgacctgttcagaagagcattgagcatagtcataattatcattttgcacaaacttacctgtcatgtcataagagacctcttgaggtgagttttgggtgttgatGGCTGAGACTtacatgccacccatctgttgagtaagtagacttatttgctgagacataaacTTATTCTGAGTAAAAGAGCATTAAGaacttctacttccataacacccttcttctgaggagtctcagagttcacaggattcctgttagatgagaataaatattggttgctagcaaccaattcaattagCTCAATAGTcctcctccggtgtcttcttcttgtgtaatgaaccacctgcagaattatctaagcacatcttggacatttcacccaagccttcataaaagatgtctagttaggtccatttagagaacatgtccggTGGGTATTGCCtaatcagtagcttgtacctctcccaagcttcataaagagtttcaccattcATCTGcatgaaggtctgaacctccaccctaagcttagttagcttctttggtgggaaaaatttagtaagaaactcagtaacaaccttgtcccaagtattcaaactctccttgagttgggaatctagccgtagctttgctccatccctcagagcaaacgggaagagcatgagtttgtacacctctgggttcactccatttatcttcacagtatcacaaatctacagaaaattagaaataaattgatttgggtcttcgtgggaatgaccatgatactggcagttttgttgcaccaaggtgaccaattgtagcttcaactcaaagttgttcgcagttataggaggcaccacaatacttttaccataaagatctgcagtaggagcagagtaagagccaagcactctcctttgttcttTGTTCCCATTCGGATTtgtcacattggcattaacagcattattgtgatccatggttgattctgcagccttgcaaagtcttgcttgttgtaaacgtcacctacaggtcctttcaggttctggatcaaagtctaacagaggttccttgtttctattcctgcgcataaacagacagaaaataagaaaagatgggattctctacgtcagagtgcagagaagtccttgtgaggtaacctgtgtaaaataataaaatagaaatactaaataaaataaataaataaatttcgaaaatgatAACTAAAATtagacagaaattttcaaaaattaataggaaaaataaacaaaaaaattaaaataaaattaactaggtgacaccaaacttaaattcagaaattaagaaaaaatattagtgctatttattaaaaaaatttttcgaaaatactaagcaaaaattaaagaaaaattaaaactaaaatgcctaatctaaccaatcaaaaaactgatagttgttaatcactatcaatccccggcaacgacgccaaaaacttggtgcggaatttataacccacaaactaaccggcaagtgcaccgagtcgtaccaagtaatacctcaggtgagtgagggtcgatcccacgaggattgaaggactaagcaataaTGGTTGCTTAATTggtttagttaggcaaacagaaaatagtgttgagagttcaaaagcattaaattaaagacaggcaaataaataagttgggaataaaatatggagaaacagttaatgtttcagagttatctatttttcggattaacttttcttattaatttattttaatcatgtaagatttaattcatggcaaactacatgtgactagaccctaattccttagacctttctagtctcccctaaaattcatcaatagccaattccttggttaattAATTTCGATTAGGGGGTgaggttcaattctagttatatgccacagaaatcctaattatccaaatataagaggattatatgtcacgtatcccgttaaatccagataattaaaatttaggagaaattattttcaagctgttgttcaagtaaagagcttttccaagttatacaagaactcaattagaaagagggtcatacttccgttccacccaaattcataagataaagaacgaaaacaattcttaaaatataaatcaaaacatgaattaaaatagaaaaacaataaaatcaatccatacaatagacaaagctcctaaccttaacagtgaaTGTTTAGTTGCTTATggtaaagaaaaaataagaattcTGATAAACTGTGAATTgtgaattggaatggaataatgttgggCTGGAATCCCCTGTTGGAATTCCCTTTTATatttaatcctaattaatttaaaatctatcttcttaaaactaaaacaatatcttttcctattttaaattaaaaataaagtttaaatcagaattaattaaagcaatcagcatatcttcaattgatggatggggactacttgcttcgtagggtcacgcctaacttggagtgggcataatcattcttgtgtgaatctcccttgagtctctactatcccctggctctaatctatgtttttgggtcgaaaactgggtcaaaatttggcctgaaatcgccccagcgttttctgcgaattctgcatgtcgcgcatgtcacgtgtacgcgtcagtcacgcgtgcgcgtcgatggtctttttcgcgtgtcacgcgtacgcgtcagatacgcgcacgcatcgccatggagagctccaaatcacgcgtacgcatcaggcacgcgcacgcgtcatcctcgctggtcagctccttggtttcttctctttctctgcaaaaactccatcaaatctatccgaatgctacctaaaataaacagaaatgcacaagactcaaagtagcatctatagtggctaaaagataattaattcttgataaaacttaataaattaaatgcaaattcactaggaaaaggtaataaagatgctcacgcatcaatactCAAATTAtatgacttattttttaaaattctattgacaaatattattttgaacaattttattgaagttaaaaataaaaaaaaaaagataatgaaaaaaattatattataatttaaatattttttatttgtatttgattttttaattattattttttagttaattttaatgaatttaatttttcaaaaaaaaaatcaagcggGTTAGCCCTCCGACCCGCCAATCCGCCATAAAGTAGGATGAGTTAGCATTTTAAACTCGTCTTGGTTAGCAGGGCGGGCCGGTCAGCCCCACTTATAAGACGGACCTAGACAGAACAGGACGAATTGAGGCGAGCCAGCTcgctttgccacccctagtcCCCTACTAATAACCctcaattataattttagtatTAGATTATGTACCAAGATTTCTAAATATCAAATATatttaaaaagttaattttgataaataaaaatatattttaaacctTACAAATTTATTAACACTGATATTTTTGTCCGAATCTAactcttttaaaattatttagtcACTTAAAAAAAGTTAAAGTAATTTATATCATTAATtatttgtaaattaaaataataaaattcataattaataaatattacaaatttaaaaataattaaaacagaatttTACCACTTTACTTGTTAACCAACAATTTAGAACCGGGTCTGAGGGGATCAGTTACCAATCTGATCGTCCCGTGAAAAAGCAGGACCAAACTCTCACGTTTCTCTCCCTCACTTCCATCAACTCACTCTCGCTTCCCTTGGCTTCTGCCCCTTCTAAACCCGCTCGGTGAGTTCTCAGCCCCCTTTTGCTTCTTTTGTTGGCTTGGTTCTTGTTGATTATGCTTTCTTGTGAGACATGTGATCATTTGCATTGACTCGCCTTTCTCATTTTCAGTAAATTCTCATTTGGGATTTTCTCTATTATTATCTCAAGTTCTCAACTTTTGTCTTCCCTTGCTCTGTTACCATGAATTGTAACATTTTGTTTTGAAAAAAACAGTGGTGTGTGAATAGAGGAACAACTAATACTGCTAGGCTGTGAATCAAATAAGAGAATTAGAGGTATTGTGAATGCTGAATTTCGTTTTGGGGATTAAAGCGGGATGATGAGCAAATTAGGTTAACTTTATTTATACTCTGGAAGTTAATCCATGTAACTCATGGGCTTTATTGTTGTTTAGTTAATATTCAGAACTATAATCTGACTATTGTAAGGATATTGGTATGAGGAGTGCCTATAAAGATTCAACCAATAACTCAATAATATTTGTCATGGTCTGGTTGCTTTTCTTGTATTTTCAAACAGCAAGGAAACAATTTATGTTGTATGAGGGGCAAGCAATCTTGGAAAGTATTGTTTTATGAAAAGCACATGGTTTAGGTTTCTTTCCTCTTTACCAAAAGGATTTATGAGTTTGGACTTACAACTGTATTAGAtatgaattttaagtttttgtcttTTCTGAATTTGGAAGTTCTGAGATATTAATGAGAAAATTCAGAGGCTTTTATATAAGTATGAAATTCGGTGTGGGACATGGATCTTTTATTTTGTGGAGTTGGAAGTTTAAAGTATCGAATTcaagtttttgtttttgttttttataatttagagCATTGGTTTGTGGAAAAAGTCTTTGATGGTAACTGTAGCTAATGGCAATAGATATTAAACTTCTTGGACATCAGTTCGATCCCAGCCCGCTCTGGTGTTGCTAGCTCTGCTTCTTTTGGATCCGTTATGGTCACTATAGGGATGGGTTATAGGGCTGCCTGAATGTGATTTGGTTTGTATTTTGATTCTGGATTTGAGATCTACCTTTTCTGATTCTTGATTTACTTGGATTTGGCAGCTATATCCTTCAATAGACTAGAATTATCATTGTTAAGCCTTATTTAAGAATTTCGTGATTTCCTAACTGTACAGATTTCagttattatgtttttattttatgtcaAATTGTCAATGATTGTCAGTTTAATATGAATTGGCTCAAGGTATGTTCTGCTTATAAGGTTTTCTATCTGTAGATATCGtggatttaaattataaatagaaTGGAGACATTTTCACTACAACCATGTTTGAGGATGAACATCTCGTTCCCATGCTTGTCCCTCTTCTAGTTATAGATATATTGTCTCTCGTTGTGTTGGACTGACTCACTCTTTATCTCCACGTGTTTCAGGTACATGTGCAGGTTGGCATTAAGGTCCCTTGGTTAACTAGAAGCATTTAGTTATTCAGTGAACCCCATTTTTATTCGTGGGGCTATATACTTGTATTTGTTGGTATTGATAATTCTGCTGCGTATAATCTCTAGCAACACTCCATTAGCTATTGGTATGTTATAGCTTCCTTGCAAATTGGACACATATTTATCAATTTAATAGCGATATGTTGATTTTGTAGTTTGAACGGTATCTTCtgatttatttattatatgaactATTTAAAATAAATCCCTAATTTACGTGGAAAATGGTCCCCAATTAGGAAGGAGTAAGGACACAAAGACACTAACAAGAGacacatatttttcattttttctttcatcctTCTTatcaatttttcataattatatttttctccccaatttttttgtatgaaaaagaaacaagagtaaattagattttcataatttgttctagtttatcatcTAAGAAAATACAAGAACACTAATTTTTGTGTCTCTATCCTTTGTGTCTTGTCTTGTTCTGTTCTCAGAACCAAACGCAGCCTAATAGATGTTCTGTTTCTTTGTTTGTTGATGCTAATTTGGTTTTCTTTGATAAAGGTCAAGATTTATTCAAAAGTTCCTATTGCACACACCGGAATGTCTTCCGAGGCCGGAATGCCTAAGCATGAAACACAAGGGTTTTCCAGCAGCATTCCTCCCAAGCTGGATGTCTACATTTGGGACATGGATGAGACCCTTATACTGCTCAACTCCTTGCTGAAATCATCATATGCCGAGGGTTTCAACGGTCTCAAGGATGTGCAGAAGGGCGTGGAAATTGGGAAGATGTGGGAAAATCTCATTCTACAATTGTGTGATGACTATTTCTTCTATGAACAAGTAAAGTTTGGCTTTTACGTCTAAATCTCCATGGTGGcttgttttaatttttgaatgTTGGTAAATTTGATATTGGGGTTCCTGTGTTGCAGATAGAAAATTTAAATTACCATACTCCATTTCTTGATGCTCTGGCCCAGTATGATGATGGGAGGGACCTATCTAATTATGATTTTAACCATGATGAGTTAAGTCCTCCGGATGATGATGCCAACAAAAGAAAACTTGCCTATAGACATCgagtcatagcacaaaattactTACAGGTAAAACCTCTGAAGCATTATTTCTGGGTATTACTAATTACAAACTTCATGATGTTAAATTTTACTTGTCATTGCATTATTGTGTATTTAGGGAAGATTTCTGAAACTGGTATATATTTTGTAGTGTATTTAGTATTTATCTATTTACATTACTTAGTTCTTTCATGATGGAATGGTTTGACATCAAGGCCATGAcaatttttttctaatattatATAGCCCTCGCTTTAAAATAGGAGTAATTTACGTATATAAAATGTTTGCCATCATATATTTCACAAATGTCCTAATTAGAATTTGCACACACaaatgtcttcttttaattctatATAATTTGTTGCACCCTAACACGAATACAAAATTTACATGTAGTTCGTTTTAGCCTGCAACAAATTAATAGGACACTTAGTATGTAGGTAATTTGTGTTAGGCCGCAGCGCATTAATAGGGGAGAGAGGGGAATCAGAGTTCTACCCTGCAATGATTTAGCAGAGTATTGGATGATTAATATGCCTCACCCTCCAACGATTTACCATTTCTGTAACTCATTCTCCATTTTTCAAAAGTAACTAAAAATTTGATGACAATAATCTTAaaaaataacaattttttttataaacaattTTGTTTTGACAATGTACAGATTAATtaaatgtaaataaaaaaataaaaattcattacACTATAAAAAAGTTAATGAGTAcaataaaatagttttttttatagtactcattaatagtttttattatactcattaatatttttatagtatgataaatatttttattttaaatttaagcaatgaaaaaaaaagtttagTTACTTTTTAAGATTATTGTTAtcaaatttttagttatttttgaaaaaatggagaatgagtTGCAGAAATGGTAGATggttaaaaacatttttcaaccTTATGAGATGAGCCCGCAAGTACATCAGGTTAAAATAGACGATACATAACATAGTTTCCGGAGCATTATTAAAGTGATGAATATGCTGGAAGTTTGTACTAAACTAACTTTTTAACCTTAGTTGTCAGTATTGCTTATTTATCTAATGGTTTTGGACTTTATACAATATTATGTGATATATCGTGTATCCATTACTTCCCAATATTCCTTTTAGAATCTGATGTATCAGTATGTCTTGCTGAGGTAAATAGATATTGAGTCATTGATTTTCAGAAGAATGTGTAAGAACATGGTACCTTGAACGGTTATAGGTTATAACAGTGGCAGAAATAGGATAGAGCAGTAGTAGAGATGTAGAATATAGCAGAAAGTGAGATAGGAATGCAGGTGTTGTATGATATCAGAATGATATCATTCTCTGCCTCTACTGGTGTTGCTGTTGAATTCACTCCTCTTTTTTCTTATAGTAACTATCCTCTCTCTCCTCTAACAAAATCATTTTCTCAATGCTCACATCCTCTAACAAGAGCTCGTCCCACTtcatttctctcttctttttcccaTTGATACTTCAACAAACTTGACCGAATTCTTCTCTCTTATGAGCCTTGCTTTTTAGTGCGAAATGGTAACTTTCTTTTTAATGATTGAAACATGATTCACTAGATGAACTGAGAAAAGAACTAGAGCTCGATAGTTAGGGTGTAAGTAACCAAATAAGTTGTAGTTTTACTTGGCATTTGCTTCCCATCATTAAGGTGATCTAAGGATACATTTAAATAACCTTGCCACTTGTTTTAGGGTTTGCATAATATTTTAGATCACGAGGCGCAGAAATTTTGGGATGAATTGTATGATAAAACTGATGAATATACTGACAGATGGCTGTCTTCAGGTATGTTTTCCAATTATATGAATTCTATTGCTTGATCTGTTTCATTTATATCTTTCATGTTTAATGTTTTACTTTTTTGTAGCACGGACCTTTTTGAAGGAGTGTTCAGGCCAAAACAAAGATTTGGTTTCTTCCATTGCTTTTTCTAGTGTAGTACCTAACACAACCAATGCAAACCATCAGCATGTAAATGTTTTGGTGACGTCAGGAGGGTTAATACCCTCTCTTGTCAAATGCTTGCTCTTTCGTCTCGACGGTTTAATACCACATGGAAATGGTAAGTTGTTGTCTTCTCTTAATAAACTTATGACGAATATCAATATCTTTTTATAGTTCGTTAGTGTAGCTTGCCATTGTTAAtaaatttcatgattattttgtTTCAGTTTATAGCTCTTGTGTAGTGGGAAAAACTCAATGTTTCCGATGGATCAAGGAGCGTTTCAACCATCCGAATGTCCGCTTTTGTGTAATTGGAGATGGATGGGAAGAATGTCAAGCTGCGGAAATCATGAGATGGCCATTTATTAGGATTGACCTGCGGCCAGACAAACTTCATAGGTTCCCTGGTCTCTCATTGACAACAGTTGGCCACTATTTTGCAGTGGTATACGGAAGCCCAGATGATGAGAATGATGCTACCTAGCCTTCTCTGGAATTTCTCTACAAAAGATTTCCACAAAATAGTTGAAATCGTGTTGCTAAATGTATGAATTGTTGCCTTAATATTGCTGTCACAACTTTGGTGGTAATTGGTCTTTAGAAGAGATTAGATTTAACTATTTCCTCTTGCAATGCAATAGCTTAAGATGTATAGATGTTTAAGTTGATGGAATGTAGATGATCCACCACTTATCATGTATGTAACATGCTTCAAATTTATAATTAGCAGTAGTTGATTAATTGGTTTTAGGTCTTGGATGTTTCGACGGAGAAACAAGTTGCTTATTATAAAAAGTACAGGTGTCAAACGGGGGGAGGCGGGCAAGTTCGAGCTGACTCGCCACTAGCAACCAGTCAAAATTAGAAAAGAAGTTCACTCGTATTTTAAACGGCTCAAGAAAATGCTAATATAACTTGGCTAATATAACTTGATTTGTTGGAGTTTACGAGTTAGACGAGTCgatttgtttgaatttttttttttttttaattttggatgTTTAGACAAAGAAAACAAGTGGCTTA
The DNA window shown above is from Arachis ipaensis cultivar K30076 chromosome B08, Araip1.1, whole genome shotgun sequence and carries:
- the LOC107612701 gene encoding eyes absent homolog 4; this encodes MSSEAGMPKHETQGFSSSIPPKLDVYIWDMDETLILLNSLLKSSYAEGFNGLKDVQKGVEIGKMWENLILQLCDDYFFYEQIENLNYHTPFLDALAQYDDGRDLSNYDFNHDELSPPDDDANKRKLAYRHRVIAQNYLQGLHNILDHEAQKFWDELYDKTDEYTDRWLSSARTFLKECSGQNKDLVSSIAFSSVVPNTTNANHQHVNVLVTSGGLIPSLVKCLLFRLDGLIPHGNVYSSCVVGKTQCFRWIKERFNHPNVRFCVIGDGWEECQAAEIMRWPFIRIDLRPDKLHRFPGLSLTTVGHYFAVVYGSPDDENDAT